In Deinobacterium chartae, a single genomic region encodes these proteins:
- a CDS encoding tetratricopeptide repeat protein gives MPTPPAPQASRALRLLAALSVSILTLGSAQAQTPPANLPVLEQQVRTNPTPENQLALGRAYLEAARYRDAQRLFEAVISRDYTSFDAHFGLGQALFALGDLIGARFEFSQLVNLAPERLEAHYNLGVVLARAGQSEAAEAAFTRAIEVGRDKAAPDALASAYRSLADLQRARGAYADAATNYREALTRTPGDVALSLDLAESLFRAESSAAPATGQGAAPATNQPAGQTATSPAGAAAALPYAYAVLSKDPGNVRAASLIADIYASQNLLARGLRELDAAVQAAPLEADKARLLLKRGELLVAAGREREALTAYQGAAQLDRSNAEARYQYGRLLLKTGQTARALEEFSAAVQAAPQRPEPLLGLAGAQEAAGQLDAARASAERAAGLTQDPAIREAADLIAGRVAYRRGQYAAALAKLRPLAARSGSAEVQLWTGLAAYAVKDYAGAVSALEAAAKADPSALVQANLGAAYLAAGRYNEAEATLSGVVAAAPRNAEAWYNLGWALRNLGRDAEARTAFRTSLNLGYARAKGALGN, from the coding sequence GTGCCCACACCGCCCGCTCCCCAGGCTTCCCGTGCCCTGCGTCTGCTGGCCGCGCTGTCGGTCAGCATCCTCACGCTGGGGTCCGCTCAGGCGCAGACTCCACCCGCTAACCTGCCCGTCCTCGAGCAGCAGGTACGCACCAATCCCACCCCCGAAAACCAACTGGCCCTTGGCCGTGCCTACCTCGAGGCCGCTCGCTACCGCGACGCCCAGCGGCTGTTCGAGGCGGTCATCTCCCGTGACTACACCAGTTTCGACGCGCACTTTGGCCTGGGCCAGGCGCTGTTCGCGCTCGGTGACCTGATCGGGGCCCGCTTCGAATTCTCGCAACTGGTAAACCTCGCGCCCGAACGCCTCGAGGCGCACTACAACCTCGGCGTGGTTCTGGCCCGCGCCGGGCAGAGCGAGGCCGCCGAAGCCGCTTTCACCCGAGCCATCGAGGTCGGTCGTGACAAGGCCGCCCCCGACGCGCTGGCCAGCGCTTACCGCAGCCTGGCGGACCTGCAGCGCGCCCGGGGCGCTTATGCCGACGCCGCCACGAACTACCGCGAAGCCCTGACCCGGACTCCCGGAGATGTCGCCCTCTCCCTCGACCTGGCCGAGAGCCTCTTTCGGGCCGAGTCGTCCGCTGCACCGGCCACGGGGCAAGGCGCCGCTCCCGCCACGAACCAGCCTGCCGGGCAGACCGCCACGTCCCCGGCCGGCGCGGCTGCCGCGCTGCCCTACGCCTACGCGGTGCTGAGCAAAGACCCGGGCAACGTGCGCGCCGCCAGCCTGATCGCGGACATCTACGCCAGCCAGAACCTGCTGGCACGCGGGTTGCGCGAGCTTGACGCGGCCGTTCAGGCTGCCCCGCTCGAGGCGGACAAGGCCCGTTTGCTGCTCAAGCGCGGCGAACTGCTGGTCGCTGCGGGCCGCGAGCGCGAAGCCCTCACCGCCTACCAGGGGGCCGCGCAACTCGACCGTTCCAACGCCGAGGCGCGCTACCAGTACGGTCGCCTGCTGCTCAAAACCGGTCAGACCGCCCGCGCCCTCGAGGAATTCTCGGCTGCGGTACAGGCTGCGCCGCAGCGCCCCGAACCGCTGCTGGGCCTGGCCGGAGCGCAGGAGGCCGCAGGCCAGCTGGACGCGGCGCGTGCGAGCGCCGAGCGGGCCGCCGGGCTCACCCAGGACCCTGCCATCCGCGAAGCCGCCGACCTGATCGCGGGCCGCGTGGCTTACCGCAGAGGGCAGTACGCCGCAGCGCTGGCCAAGCTGCGTCCGCTGGCCGCGCGCAGCGGCAGCGCCGAAGTGCAACTCTGGACCGGCCTCGCCGCCTACGCGGTCAAGGATTACGCCGGGGCGGTCAGCGCCCTCGAGGCAGCCGCCAAGGCCGATCCGAGCGCGCTGGTGCAGGCCAACTTGGGGGCGGCCTACCTGGCAGCCGGACGGTACAACGAGGCCGAGGCGACGCTTTCGGGCGTGGTCGCGGCGGCGCCTCGCAATGCCGAGGCCTGGTATAACCTGGGCTGGGCGCTGCGCAACCTGGGGCGTGACGCAGAGGCGCGCACCGCGTTCAGGACCTCGCTGAACCTGGGTTACGCGCGCGCGAAGGGGGCACTGGGTAACTGA
- a CDS encoding SPOR domain-containing protein, with amino-acid sequence MTWLKRNWPDLLIVLLILLLVAGFALVLLGGPQKIFGQRPAAVPDIAVQAPEPSTAEPEPVPVEPEPIPAAPQTEPEPEPQTPEETEPTVPLEPSAPADVADEPAEIPVIPAAPAQPEPERPEPERPVAEPKPAPATPPAQAAPTPAPAPATRPQAQAPARRPVPVSRGTAPTKADFRISAGLYGSEAAAAGVAERIRAAGYPSYVFPSKDQSFVVLVGPFADRASADAARNDISRVHDNLFVYAPEAAPAPQAATAAPAPSATPAAAPAAAETPAAASAETGSAGPVYLQVGAYQRQESATPILERLRELGYQPALRTSSGGLTRVIVGPFGEDAANETRARLSAQGIESFPLR; translated from the coding sequence ATGACTTGGCTGAAACGCAACTGGCCTGACCTGCTTATCGTTTTGCTGATCCTGTTGTTGGTCGCTGGGTTCGCCTTGGTGCTGCTCGGTGGGCCGCAGAAGATTTTTGGCCAGCGGCCCGCAGCCGTTCCTGACATCGCCGTCCAAGCACCCGAACCGAGTACCGCCGAGCCCGAGCCGGTTCCGGTCGAACCGGAGCCGATTCCTGCGGCTCCGCAGACCGAGCCGGAGCCGGAGCCGCAAACGCCCGAAGAGACCGAACCCACGGTACCGCTTGAACCGTCCGCCCCTGCGGACGTGGCCGATGAGCCCGCCGAGATCCCGGTGATTCCTGCCGCACCCGCACAGCCCGAACCCGAACGGCCCGAACCCGAACGGCCCGTGGCCGAACCCAAACCGGCCCCGGCCACCCCGCCTGCACAGGCGGCTCCGACTCCGGCTCCGGCTCCGGCCACCCGCCCGCAGGCCCAGGCGCCCGCACGCCGACCGGTCCCGGTGAGTCGCGGTACGGCCCCCACCAAGGCCGATTTCCGCATCAGCGCCGGACTGTACGGCAGCGAGGCCGCCGCCGCAGGCGTGGCCGAACGCATTCGGGCGGCAGGCTACCCCAGCTACGTGTTTCCCAGCAAGGACCAGAGCTTCGTGGTCCTGGTGGGTCCGTTTGCCGACCGTGCCAGCGCGGACGCGGCCCGCAACGACATCTCGCGGGTGCACGACAACCTGTTCGTGTACGCGCCGGAAGCGGCCCCCGCGCCTCAGGCGGCGACTGCCGCTCCTGCGCCCTCGGCTACGCCCGCAGCGGCCCCGGCCGCAGCGGAAACTCCGGCTGCGGCCAGCGCCGAGACCGGCAGCGCAGGCCCGGTTTACCTGCAAGTCGGGGCCTACCAGCGTCAGGAAAGTGCCACCCCCATCCTCGAGCGCCTGCGCGAGCTGGGCTACCAGCCGGCGCTGCGCACCAGCAGCGGCGGACTGACCCGCGTGATCGTCGGGCCCTTCGGCGAAGACGCTGCCAACGAGACCCGGGCCCGCCTGTCCGCTCAGGGTATCGAGTCCTTCCCGCTGAGGTGA
- a CDS encoding redox-sensing transcriptional repressor Rex → MSNPSNIPNATISRLVTYLRILEKLEAQGINRTSSNHLAEWAQVSAFQVRKDLAYFGRFGTRGMGYTVNVLKRELRRILGLNRPWNVVILGMGRLGQALANYPGASDYEFSFVGLFDVDPDKVGTQVRGMTIQHLEGLSEFARQQPVEMGFLAVPPERAQDAAQALVDAGVKGILNFAPVVIQPRTFERPGREPEIADEWRGVIVENVDFLAGMKRLAFFILNPGLRDLDTEVEV, encoded by the coding sequence GTGTCGAACCCGTCCAACATCCCCAACGCGACCATCTCGAGGCTGGTCACTTACCTGCGCATCCTCGAGAAGCTCGAGGCCCAGGGTATCAACCGCACCTCCAGCAACCACCTGGCCGAGTGGGCTCAGGTCTCGGCCTTTCAGGTCCGCAAGGACCTCGCCTACTTCGGGCGTTTCGGTACCCGGGGCATGGGCTACACGGTCAACGTGCTCAAGCGCGAGCTGCGGCGCATTCTGGGGCTCAACCGCCCCTGGAACGTCGTGATCCTCGGCATGGGTCGCCTGGGGCAGGCCCTCGCCAACTACCCGGGAGCGAGCGACTACGAGTTCTCGTTCGTCGGACTGTTCGACGTGGACCCGGACAAGGTCGGAACGCAGGTGCGCGGTATGACCATCCAGCACCTCGAGGGTCTGAGCGAGTTTGCCCGCCAGCAGCCGGTTGAGATGGGTTTTCTGGCCGTGCCGCCCGAGCGGGCCCAAGACGCTGCCCAGGCCTTGGTCGACGCGGGAGTCAAGGGTATCCTCAATTTCGCACCGGTGGTCATACAGCCGCGCACGTTCGAGCGGCCAGGGCGTGAGCCCGAAATCGCCGATGAATGGCGCGGCGTCATTGTCGAGAACGTAGATTTCTTGGCCGGCATGAAACGGCTGGCGTTTTTTATCCTGAATCCCGGCCTGCGGGATCTGGATACGGAGGTTGAAGTATGA
- a CDS encoding cyclic-di-AMP receptor yields the protein MKLVFAIVQDADATALIRALSEHAFEVTKLASTGGFLREGNTTLIMGVPDERLEELKRLVRQVCRSRTRLVTPGVPIAEQSEPFLGEPVEVPVGGAVMFVLGIDEFFKV from the coding sequence ATGAAACTGGTCTTCGCCATCGTTCAGGACGCTGACGCTACCGCCCTGATCCGAGCCCTGAGCGAGCACGCCTTCGAGGTCACCAAGCTGGCCTCGACCGGAGGCTTTCTGCGCGAGGGGAACACGACCCTGATCATGGGCGTGCCGGATGAGCGCCTCGAGGAACTCAAGCGTCTGGTACGTCAGGTGTGCCGCAGCCGCACCCGGCTGGTCACGCCCGGCGTGCCGATCGCCGAGCAGTCCGAACCCTTCTTGGGAGAGCCGGTCGAGGTTCCCGTGGGGGGAGCGGTGATGTTCGTGCTCGGAATCGACGAGTTCTTCAAAGTATGA
- a CDS encoding Rqc2 family fibronectin-binding protein has protein sequence MEGLFIARIVQSLQRRLPARAGGWAFPDETTAALLLEGVGNLVFAYRPPAPALYFSDERLRGEASGPFQRMLASRAKGSLLSVEQLKLDRVVMLHFSGESGFVDTPPVRLVFELTGRNANLLLLDAGEGWEGRVIGAAREITSSRNRYRSVRSGSLYVPPPPYEKLDPRTATDTELAALAGVPIGRWHARVDGLGPSLSAELASRAALPLDQPPLKRLPEAVRALRGLVEDPSLRAGTLSEQARTVSRDERALGLRKALREPLEKRLTLLGNQIGDLERAREGALIALQEREWADLLMAYQHTIEPGLSEAVLPDFYGGEPVRIPLEPQLSALHNAEKLYARARRREEVLTRLEERAPELEAERARVAALLAEVEAADLERLEAMSRDLSERREEKSPFGQRFVSPSGFEVLVGRNNKENDYLTHRLGRSMDYWFHAQGYPGSHVLVRTGPRDLPLEDILEVAAIAAYHSKARNSGNVPVDYTRIKHVWRPRGAARGQVNYTQQKTVFVDPRLPEPAQGSR, from the coding sequence ATGGAAGGGCTCTTTATTGCCCGCATCGTCCAGTCGCTTCAGCGCCGCCTGCCCGCCCGGGCGGGCGGCTGGGCTTTCCCGGACGAAACGACCGCCGCGTTGCTGCTCGAGGGGGTGGGCAACTTGGTGTTCGCCTACCGCCCGCCGGCCCCGGCGCTGTATTTCAGCGACGAACGCCTGCGCGGCGAAGCCTCGGGCCCGTTTCAGCGCATGCTGGCCTCGAGGGCCAAAGGCAGCTTGCTGTCGGTGGAGCAGCTCAAGCTTGACCGGGTGGTGATGTTGCACTTCTCGGGGGAGAGCGGTTTCGTGGACACCCCGCCGGTGCGCCTGGTGTTCGAGCTCACCGGGCGTAACGCCAATTTGCTGCTGCTCGATGCGGGCGAGGGCTGGGAGGGCCGGGTGATCGGGGCGGCGCGCGAGATCACCTCGAGCCGCAACCGTTACCGCTCGGTACGCTCGGGTTCGCTGTACGTTCCCCCACCGCCGTACGAGAAACTGGATCCGCGTACGGCGACGGATACCGAGTTGGCCGCGCTTGCCGGGGTCCCGATCGGGCGCTGGCATGCCCGGGTTGATGGCCTGGGACCCAGCCTGAGCGCCGAACTGGCCTCGAGGGCCGCTCTGCCGCTCGATCAGCCGCCGCTAAAACGCCTGCCCGAGGCGGTCAGGGCCCTGCGCGGGCTGGTCGAGGACCCCAGCTTGCGTGCCGGGACACTGTCCGAGCAGGCGCGTACGGTCAGCCGGGACGAGCGTGCCCTGGGGCTGCGCAAGGCGCTGCGCGAGCCGTTGGAGAAGCGGCTGACGCTGCTGGGCAACCAGATCGGGGATCTCGAGCGGGCCCGCGAGGGCGCTCTGATCGCCCTGCAAGAGCGCGAGTGGGCGGACCTGCTGATGGCCTACCAGCACACCATCGAGCCGGGGCTCTCCGAGGCGGTGCTGCCCGACTTCTACGGCGGGGAGCCGGTGCGTATCCCGCTGGAGCCGCAACTGAGCGCGTTGCACAACGCCGAGAAGCTGTATGCGCGCGCGCGCCGCCGCGAGGAGGTACTGACCCGCCTCGAGGAGCGCGCCCCGGAACTCGAGGCCGAGCGTGCGCGGGTGGCCGCGCTGCTGGCCGAGGTGGAGGCGGCGGACCTGGAGCGCCTCGAGGCGATGTCGCGCGATCTGTCCGAGCGGCGCGAGGAAAAGTCTCCCTTTGGGCAGCGCTTCGTGAGCCCCTCGGGCTTTGAGGTGCTGGTAGGCCGCAACAACAAGGAAAACGACTATCTCACGCACCGTCTGGGGCGCTCGATGGACTACTGGTTTCACGCGCAGGGTTACCCGGGATCGCACGTGCTGGTGCGCACCGGACCCAGGGACCTGCCGCTCGAGGACATCCTCGAGGTGGCAGCCATCGCCGCGTACCACTCCAAGGCCCGCAACTCCGGGAACGTCCCGGTGGATTACACCCGCATCAAGCACGTGTGGCGGCCGCGCGGCGCGGCGCGCGGGCAGGTGAACTACACGCAGCAGAAGACCGTTTTCGTAGATCCCCGGTTGCCCGAACCCGCTCAGGGCAGCCGCTAG
- the aroE gene encoding shikimate dehydrogenase: protein MQAFLYAHPAKHSLSPQMHTAAFQHAGLEGHYQALDVPPEQLGAALAALRRPGVLGANLSIPHKERALPHLDALSSEAQAIGAVNTVVNRGGQLHGLNTDAPGLLASLLEAGWSPQGTAVLLGAGGAARAAAYVLGQAGVRVWVINRTLERAERMLSELGVEGRAFAPRSQEVPWSEVGLLVNATSVGLEAPQDTPLEMAFPALRTGAYVCDMVYRPIKTRLLREAEQAGYNTVNGLGMLVHQARLAFLAWTGRDVPAHVFRAALELTFD, encoded by the coding sequence GTGCAGGCTTTTTTGTACGCGCATCCGGCCAAGCACTCGCTCTCGCCGCAGATGCACACGGCGGCGTTTCAGCACGCCGGACTCGAGGGTCACTATCAGGCGTTGGACGTGCCGCCCGAACAGCTCGGGGCGGCGCTGGCAGCGCTGCGCCGCCCCGGGGTGCTCGGAGCGAACCTGTCGATTCCGCACAAGGAACGCGCGCTGCCGCACCTGGATGCGCTCTCGTCCGAAGCGCAGGCCATCGGTGCCGTGAACACGGTGGTGAACCGAGGCGGACAGCTTCACGGGTTGAACACCGACGCGCCCGGCCTGCTGGCCTCGCTGCTCGAGGCGGGCTGGTCTCCGCAAGGAACCGCCGTGCTGCTGGGTGCCGGGGGAGCGGCGCGCGCCGCCGCTTACGTGCTGGGGCAGGCGGGGGTACGGGTGTGGGTCATTAACCGCACCCTCGAGCGCGCCGAGCGCATGCTGTCGGAGCTGGGCGTGGAGGGCCGCGCCTTTGCGCCTCGCAGTCAGGAGGTGCCCTGGTCCGAGGTCGGGCTGCTGGTCAACGCCACCTCGGTCGGCCTCGAGGCCCCGCAGGATACCCCGCTGGAAATGGCTTTCCCGGCGCTCAGGACGGGTGCTTACGTGTGCGACATGGTGTACCGACCGATTAAGACTCGTTTGTTGCGGGAGGCTGAGCAGGCCGGGTATAACACGGTGAACGGGCTGGGCATGCTGGTTCATCAGGCACGTTTGGCCTTTTTGGCCTGGACGGGTCGTGATGTTCCTGCGCATGTATTCCGGGCCGCTCTGGAGTTGACATTTGACTAG
- a CDS encoding CHASE domain-containing protein yields the protein MTRSGLQLRQPPNYTRNAYLLLALTLLVTLICALLLWRDAQQDERARFRQEVQETTRTLRGRLDIYLDVMRSARGLFSTRYDLDRFGFASYADSLELRRRYPGIQGLGYAHWLRRGQVPGFEAQLRAQGLEDYRLHPAGERQFYAPVTYLEPMDALNRAALGFDMYSEPRRHQAMNYARDHGEAGMTDRVRLVQENAAQQEQHGFLLYLPVYRSDMSLRTLADRRAALMGFVYAPFRGEDFVRGTLGSLGHLTLEIRVGDADRLEELYSSVPPGVARDPALREQVRFELGGRTWQLDFGALPEYRAHSGLQAALGVGLAGTVISLLIFMVTFNQGRAREQAEVMNARLTASQTALGLARSELEAVFASMADAVIFSDLEGRIVRSNLGVWAVFGRDPETLRQRPIRELYQDGVLPEEHPERYVATYVRADGSAFEGETQTSPVYNANGQKLGEVWVIRDISERLRAENALTRSENRYRSLLDLLPQLVWTASPQGEHLFYNQRWYEYTGHSVEQALGFGFAQALHPDDRARTLEAWERSWRSGEPYEIEYRLRRADGTYHWFVGRAQPVNGPDGEVIEWVGTCTDIDERLRSENSQRLLSEASRALFSSLQDVSGVDQVIQLATTGFADVGVLYRRGEDGPWTHDRHARAPLTEAQLDALERALDATVQQVLQRGTPMMLTDTAPLRAHGLLSAICVPLRVRGEVTGALLLGATYRYDLRELATAQELAQRIGIALDNADLYRRTAQALEERAAALEEVRNLNATLEHRVLQRTAELRAANAELEAFSYSVSHDLRSPLRHITGFADLLRREAADKISPKAERYLGVITDAATRMGLLIDDLLAFSRMGRAELRFVPVNMNALVSEVRADLERDLEGRRIEWQVDALPEVFGDAPTLRQVLVNLLGNAFKYTRGRDPARIAVRCRELPDEYVFEVRDNGVGFNMQYQDKLFGVFQRLHRAEEFEGTGIGLATVRRIINRHGGRTWAEGQLGEGATFYFSLPKTPRAHTDEQAERTEV from the coding sequence TTGACTAGATCCGGTCTGCAGCTGCGACAGCCTCCGAATTACACCCGCAACGCCTATCTGTTACTGGCATTGACGCTGCTGGTGACGCTGATCTGTGCGCTGCTGCTGTGGCGTGACGCTCAACAAGACGAACGCGCCCGTTTCCGGCAGGAGGTCCAGGAGACCACCCGTACCCTACGAGGCCGCCTCGACATCTACCTCGATGTGATGCGCAGCGCCCGGGGCCTGTTCAGCACCCGCTACGACCTGGACCGTTTCGGTTTTGCCTCGTACGCGGACAGCCTCGAGCTGCGCCGCCGCTATCCGGGCATTCAGGGCCTGGGGTACGCGCACTGGCTACGCCGGGGGCAGGTGCCCGGTTTCGAGGCGCAGTTGCGTGCGCAGGGCCTCGAGGATTACCGCCTGCATCCGGCCGGGGAGCGCCAGTTTTACGCGCCGGTCACCTACCTCGAGCCGATGGACGCCTTGAACCGTGCGGCGCTGGGATTCGACATGTACTCGGAGCCGCGGCGCCACCAGGCCATGAATTATGCGCGCGACCACGGCGAGGCAGGCATGACCGACCGGGTGCGGCTGGTGCAGGAGAACGCCGCGCAACAGGAACAGCACGGTTTCTTGCTCTACCTGCCGGTCTACCGCAGCGACATGTCGCTGCGCACCCTGGCCGACCGCCGCGCGGCCTTGATGGGCTTTGTGTACGCTCCGTTCCGCGGCGAGGATTTCGTGCGGGGCACGCTGGGCAGCCTGGGTCACCTGACCCTGGAGATTCGGGTCGGCGACGCGGACCGCCTCGAGGAACTGTATTCCTCGGTGCCCCCGGGCGTCGCACGCGATCCCGCGCTGCGCGAGCAGGTGCGCTTCGAGCTGGGCGGTCGGACGTGGCAGCTCGACTTCGGGGCGCTGCCCGAATACCGCGCGCACAGCGGCCTGCAGGCTGCCCTGGGAGTCGGGCTGGCCGGAACGGTGATCAGCCTGCTGATCTTCATGGTGACCTTCAACCAGGGGCGGGCCCGGGAGCAGGCCGAGGTGATGAATGCCCGGCTGACGGCCTCGCAGACCGCTCTGGGGCTGGCCCGTTCCGAACTCGAGGCGGTGTTCGCCTCGATGGCCGACGCGGTGATTTTCAGCGACCTCGAGGGGCGGATCGTGCGCAGCAACCTGGGGGTGTGGGCGGTGTTCGGGCGTGACCCCGAGACGCTGCGGCAGCGCCCGATCCGCGAACTCTACCAAGACGGAGTGCTCCCCGAAGAGCACCCCGAGCGTTACGTTGCCACCTATGTGCGCGCGGACGGCAGCGCCTTCGAGGGCGAAACCCAGACCTCGCCGGTGTACAACGCAAACGGCCAGAAGCTGGGCGAGGTGTGGGTGATCCGCGACATCAGCGAGCGCTTGCGTGCCGAGAACGCCCTGACCCGCTCGGAGAACCGTTACCGCAGCCTGCTCGACCTGCTGCCGCAGCTGGTGTGGACCGCCAGCCCCCAGGGAGAGCACCTCTTTTACAACCAGCGTTGGTACGAGTACACCGGCCACAGCGTAGAGCAGGCGCTGGGCTTTGGCTTTGCGCAAGCGCTGCACCCGGACGACCGTGCCCGGACCCTCGAGGCCTGGGAGCGGTCGTGGCGCAGCGGAGAGCCCTACGAGATCGAGTACCGCCTGCGCCGCGCCGACGGTACCTACCACTGGTTCGTGGGACGTGCGCAGCCGGTGAACGGACCGGATGGCGAGGTGATCGAATGGGTCGGGACCTGCACCGACATCGACGAGCGCCTGCGCTCGGAAAACAGCCAGCGCCTGCTGTCCGAGGCCTCGAGGGCACTGTTCAGCTCGTTGCAGGACGTGAGCGGGGTGGACCAGGTGATTCAGCTGGCGACCACCGGTTTTGCCGACGTTGGGGTGCTGTACCGGCGCGGCGAGGACGGACCCTGGACCCACGACCGCCACGCGCGCGCGCCTTTGACCGAGGCGCAACTGGACGCGCTGGAGCGTGCGCTGGACGCCACGGTTCAGCAGGTCCTGCAGCGCGGCACCCCGATGATGCTGACCGACACGGCTCCGCTGCGCGCACACGGCCTGCTCTCGGCCATCTGCGTGCCGCTGCGGGTGCGCGGCGAGGTGACCGGCGCGCTGCTGCTGGGAGCCACCTACCGCTATGACCTGCGCGAGCTGGCTACGGCCCAGGAACTCGCGCAACGCATCGGCATCGCGCTCGACAACGCCGACTTGTACCGCCGCACCGCCCAGGCCCTCGAGGAACGCGCCGCCGCACTCGAGGAGGTCCGTAACCTCAACGCCACCCTCGAGCACCGCGTGCTGCAGCGCACCGCCGAGCTGCGGGCAGCCAACGCCGAACTCGAGGCCTTCTCGTATTCGGTCAGCCATGACCTGCGCTCCCCGCTGCGGCACATCACCGGTTTCGCTGATCTGCTGCGCAGGGAGGCCGCAGACAAGATCTCGCCCAAGGCGGAGCGCTACCTGGGAGTGATCACCGACGCGGCCACCCGCATGGGCCTGCTGATCGATGACCTGCTGGCCTTCTCGCGCATGGGACGTGCCGAACTGCGCTTTGTGCCGGTCAACATGAACGCGCTGGTCAGCGAGGTGCGCGCGGACCTCGAGCGTGACCTCGAGGGACGGCGCATCGAGTGGCAGGTGGACGCGCTGCCCGAGGTGTTCGGAGATGCGCCCACCCTGCGGCAGGTGCTGGTCAACCTGCTGGGAAACGCCTTCAAGTACACCCGTGGACGCGATCCGGCCCGCATCGCGGTGCGCTGCCGCGAACTCCCGGACGAGTACGTCTTTGAAGTGCGGGATAATGGCGTAGGATTCAACATGCAGTACCAGGACAAGCTGTTCGGGGTGTTCCAGCGCCTGCACCGCGCTGAGGAATTCGAGGGCACCGGAATCGGCCTGGCCACGGTCCGGCGCATCATCAACCGTCATGGCGGACGGACCTGGGCGGAAGGACAGCTCGGCGAAGGAGCCACCTTCTACTTCTCGCTGCCCAAGACTCCCCGCGCGCACACCGACGAGCAAGCCGAAAGAACCGAAGTATGA
- a CDS encoding response regulator: MIETKRILLVDDNVHDVELTLSALEENNLANEVVVVRDGEEALDYLYGRGIYRLRAKGHPVVILLDIKMPKLSGLEVLERIKADPQLSSIPVVMLTSSREESDLLRSYGSGVNAYVVKPVDFADFIAAIRTLGVFWALINETPPVSAEQA; the protein is encoded by the coding sequence ATGATCGAGACCAAACGTATTCTGCTGGTAGACGACAACGTCCATGATGTGGAACTGACCCTCAGTGCCCTCGAGGAAAACAACCTCGCCAACGAGGTTGTGGTCGTGCGCGACGGTGAGGAGGCCCTGGACTACCTGTACGGGCGCGGGATCTATCGCCTGCGCGCCAAGGGGCACCCGGTCGTGATCCTGCTCGACATCAAGATGCCCAAACTCAGCGGCCTCGAGGTGCTCGAACGCATCAAGGCCGATCCGCAGCTCAGCAGCATCCCGGTGGTCATGCTGACCTCCTCGCGGGAGGAATCCGATCTGCTGCGCAGCTACGGCAGCGGCGTGAACGCCTACGTGGTCAAGCCGGTGGACTTTGCAGACTTTATCGCCGCGATCCGTACGCTCGGGGTATTCTGGGCCTTGATCAACGAGACGCCGCCGGTCTCGGCGGAGCAGGCATGA
- a CDS encoding hybrid sensor histidine kinase/response regulator, which produces MDLRILHLEDNLLDAELVEAMLLDGGLGATVFRVDTEEDFRRSLHEFQPHIVLSDYSLPDFDGLSAFDYVREHYPHTPFLIVTGAMGEEVAIETLKRGVTDYVLKQRLERLNPAVQRALQEAESRRLRERAEAEIRALNLALQQRLEDLDRQNIELERTARIAEERKLALEETAKALEAALNLQRTFLAETSHELRTPLTALLGYLRRAEREAPDHLHGVLGDAIRVAEGMRRLVSDLLQLSRGELVQDYVPHFVNVAALVQAVSRDHGVAAEVPESLELVGDPTRLTQMLSNLVSNAVRICQDPALVRLRAYAAPEAGQVVLEVEDHGPGIPDELKSRIFDKFFRGKGGGSAGLGLTIAQQIVRSHNGEITVLDTPGGGATFRITLPALEEED; this is translated from the coding sequence ATGGACCTGCGCATCTTGCACCTCGAGGACAACCTGCTTGACGCCGAACTGGTCGAGGCGATGCTGCTCGATGGCGGCCTGGGTGCCACCGTTTTCCGGGTGGACACCGAGGAGGACTTTCGCCGCTCGCTGCACGAGTTCCAGCCGCACATCGTGCTCTCGGATTACTCGCTGCCCGACTTCGACGGCCTGAGTGCCTTTGACTACGTACGCGAGCACTACCCGCACACGCCCTTTCTGATCGTGACCGGCGCGATGGGCGAGGAAGTCGCCATCGAGACGCTCAAGCGCGGCGTTACCGACTACGTGCTCAAGCAGCGCCTCGAGCGCCTGAACCCGGCGGTGCAGCGCGCCTTGCAGGAAGCCGAGAGCCGCCGTCTGCGCGAGCGTGCCGAAGCCGAGATCCGCGCGCTCAACCTCGCGCTGCAACAGCGCCTCGAGGACCTCGACCGGCAGAACATCGAGCTGGAGCGTACCGCCCGCATCGCCGAGGAACGCAAGCTGGCCCTCGAGGAGACCGCCAAGGCCCTCGAGGCCGCCTTGAACTTGCAGCGCACCTTCCTGGCCGAGACCAGCCACGAACTGCGCACCCCGCTGACCGCGCTGCTCGGTTACCTGCGCCGCGCCGAGCGCGAGGCCCCCGATCACCTGCACGGGGTGCTGGGCGACGCGATCCGGGTGGCCGAGGGCATGCGCCGCCTGGTCAGCGACCTGCTGCAGCTCTCGCGCGGTGAGCTGGTGCAAGATTACGTGCCGCACTTTGTGAACGTGGCAGCACTGGTGCAGGCGGTCAGCCGCGACCACGGCGTGGCGGCCGAGGTGCCCGAGTCGCTCGAGCTGGTCGGCGACCCGACCCGCCTCACCCAGATGCTCTCGAACCTTGTCTCCAACGCCGTGCGCATCTGCCAGGATCCCGCGCTGGTCCGGCTGCGCGCTTACGCCGCGCCCGAGGCGGGGCAGGTGGTTCTCGAGGTGGAAGACCACGGGCCGGGCATCCCCGACGAGCTCAAGAGCCGCATCTTCGACAAGTTCTTTCGTGGCAAGGGCGGCGGCAGCGCGGGCCTGGGCCTGACCATCGCCCAGCAGATCGTGCGCAGCCACAACGGCGAGATCACCGTGCTCGACACGCCCGGAGGGGGGGCTACCTTCCGGATCACCCTGCCCGCCCTCGAGGAGGAAGACTAG